The Osmia lignaria lignaria isolate PbOS001 chromosome 14, iyOsmLign1, whole genome shotgun sequence genome has a window encoding:
- the Pus7 gene encoding pseudouridine synthase 7, which yields MASKDIDSENNSKDTELGRGSEPEGIREKCQKDFKRNWRANNDYRRNRGSYHSGYRNDNFGRKPFKRNWSNIQQDSKRKKMKVGNRLRECDVGITEFIGNEGFSGVIKERYTDFHVNEIALDGQIAKLTNQDIPVYEEENENLEDLKISVSDIVWDQLQTLKDPGSSSIEIDVTDMDKNQRRAIHTIAKKMTDVVSQTVDKDNRKIMMIMPSKKDSSNCHTFQRDNRKDWRNRPGEYCYFLLHKVNMDTMDALNQLAMNLRMRPNNFNYAGTKDRRAWTTQWVSLRKVEPSDILRAARNVRGAFVGNFKFTKEPLKLGMLCGNHFRIALRNINGTDEQIEITMISLRDHGFINYYGLQRFGTVVAIPTYEIGKTLLQGKWNEAIELILKPREGEQDRDLVDARKIYETTKDAYAAYKKIKRYDKIEAALLKGIYTCGDSNPQGALDLIPRNARLMYIHAYQSFVWNHMVSRRIKEFGTKPIVGDLVYENNTKQSDNDEDFVYDNENERVTEDIAESNENTNKSGDESCTDAPKEDGIIEESTEPSSPSIKEITSATESCLKIDEGSEKSKTTSEKNETEDLYNLPAVKILKEEDLSNYTLADVLMPQVGWKVTYPSYAKSWFDEFLAKDGLTTDLRQKNKKYSLGGTYRKILQIPSNLSWKIMHYKEKHSDLIMCDIDEMRKSTAPKDEPEGQYKALIIEMSLKSSTYATMALREILKYDTSAQAQAAQSAACNAEVENSNASPDVIENENSAEIDRNDEDEKCTETQEQDTKSIDETKDDKIEVSNAI from the exons ATGGCAAGTAAAGATATCGATTCGGAAAACAATTCCAAAGATACTGAACTTGGACGTGGATCTGAACCAGAAGGTATACGTGAGAAATGCCAAAaagattttaaaagaaattggcGAGCAAATAATGATTATAGACGAAATCGTGGTTCATACCACAGTG GATATCGAAATGATAATTTTGGTCGAAAACCATTTAAGCGTAATTGGTCAAATATTCAACAGGATAGTaaaagaaagaagatgaaaGTTGGGAATCGGTTAAGAGAATGTGATGTAGGCATCACAGAATTTATAGGCAATGAAGGATTTTCTGGTGTAATTAAAGAAAGATATACAGATTTTCATGTGAATGAAATTGCTCTCGATGGACAGATAGCTAAGTTAACAAATCAAGACATTCCAGTATAtgaggaagaaaatgaaaatctaGAAGACTTAAAAATATCTGTATCCGATATAGTATGGGATCAGTTACAGACTTTAAAAGATCCAGGATCATCATCCATAGAAATTGATGTAACGGATATGGATAAGAATCAGCGTAGAGCAATTCATACAATTGCTAAAAAGATGACAGATGTTGTTAGTCAAACTGTAGATAAAGATAATAGGAAAATTATGATGATTATGCCAAGTAAAAAAGATAGTAGCAATT GTCATACTTTTCAGAGAGATAATCGGAAAGATTGGAGAAACCGTCCTGGTGAATATTGCTATTTTTTGTTACACAAAGTAAATATGGATACTATGGATGCTTTGAATCAATTGGCTATGAATCTACGTATGAGACCAAATAACTTTAACTATGCTGGTACAAAAGATCGTAGAGCTTGGACTACTCAATGGGTTAGTTTGAGAAAAGTAGAGCCATCAGATATATTACGAGCAGCGAGAAATGTACGTGGAGCATTTGTAGGAAACTTTAAGTTTACAAAAGAACCTTTGAAATTAGGCATGCTTTGTGGTAATCATTTTAGAATTGCTTTGAGAAATATAAATGGAACTGATGAGCAAATTGAGATAACAATGATTTCCTTAAGAGACCATgggtttataaattattatggtTTACAAAGATTTGGCACTGTAGTTGCCATTCCAACTTACGAAATCGGCAAAACTTTACTTCAGg GTAAATGGAATGAagcaattgaattaattttgaagCCCAGAGAAGGGGAACAAGATAGAGATTTAGTAGATGcaagaaaaatatatgaaacaaCTAAAGACGCATATGCCGCATATAAAAAGATTAAGAGATACGATAAAATAGAAGCTGCTCTTTTAAAGGGTATTTACACATGCGGAGATAGTAATCCTCAAGGAGCTTTAGATTTAATACCAAGAAATGCTCGGTTAATGTATATTCACGCGTATCAAAGTTTCGTATGGAATCACATGGTGTCAAGGAGAATAAAAGAATTTGGAACAAAACCTATAGTCGGAGATTTAGtatatgaaaataatacaaaacaAAGCGACAACGACGAGGATTTTGTATACGATAACGAAAATGAACGCGTCACTGAAGATATCGCAGAATCTAATGAAAATACCAATAAATCAGGAGATGAATCATGTACAGATGCACCAAAAGAGGATGGAATAATCGAAGAATCTACAGAGCCATCATCTCcttcaattaaagaaataacCAGTGCTACAGAATCTTGTCTTAAAATAGACGAAGGTTCAGAGAAAAGTAAAACTACTAGTGAGAAAAATGAAACTGAAGATTTATATAATCTTCCCGCAgtaaaaattctgaaagaagAAGATTTATCTAACTACACATTGGCGGATGTACTGATGCCCCAAGTTGGTTGGAAAGTTACATATCCATCTTATGCCAAATCTTGGTTCGATGAGTTTTTAGCAAAAGATGGACTCACAACAGATCTTAGGCAAAAGAATAA AAAATATAGTTTAGGAGGCacttatagaaaaatattacagaTTCCATCAAATTTATCTTGGAAAATTATGCATTATAAAGAAAAACATAGTGATCTTATCATGTGTGATATTGATGAAATGAGAAAGTCAACGGCTCCAAAAGATGAGCCAG agGGACAATACAAagctttaattattgaaatgtcGTTAAAATCATCTACATACGCGACAATGGCACTacgtgaaattttaaaatacgATACTTCGGCACAAGCACAGGCAGCTCAGTCTGCTGCATGTAATGCAGAAGTCGAGAATTCAAATGCTTCACCGGAtgttatagaaaatgaaaattctgcAGAAATTGATAGGAACGACGAAGATGAGAAATGTACCGAAACTCAAGAGCAAGATACGAAATCTATCGACGAAACGAAGGATGATAAAATAGAAGTATCCAATGCAATATAA